One Candidatus Limnocylindrales bacterium genomic window, TAGGGAAATCGAGAACGGTTCTGTCCTTGGAAGACTTGAACCCGACGAGCTCGAGCCGTTTGATCCTCACCTCAACCTCTCCTCCCGCCCTCGCCGGCCATCGAACCACGAAGACGCGGTAGTATCCCACGCTGCTTCAAAATGAGTCAAGGTTTCTGCACAACGCACAGCGGGGCTGCGCAGAGGCGGGCACAAGATGTTGAGGTTGCGATCGGCAGCGGGTCTCAATCCGAATCGAGCTCGACGTTCCAGTAGGCGGTGTCGATGGCACTCAGGAACGGCTTCCACTCCCGATAGCCGGCGGCACCGAGCTGCTTGGTGATGAAAGGAGTCCACTCCGGCCGGCTCGGCGTCCGGATCAGCCGCATGCCGGCTTCCTCGGGCCCGCGGCCTCCCTTGCGCCGGTTGCAGTCGATGCACGAGCAGACCACGTTTTCCCAGGTGGTTCGGCCGCCGCGCCATCTCGGCACCACGTGATCAAGGTTCAGATCGTTGCGTGGGAAGCGCCGGCCGCAGTACTGGCAGGTGCTGGCGTCGCGGACGAAGATGTTGTGCCGGCTGAACCGTACTCTGCGGCGCGGC contains:
- a CDS encoding HNH endonuclease encodes the protein MAVAACLAPALTGKSLVLNKAYLPIHVTTVRRAFSLLYRGVARAVDEQYRTFDFSSWSELSTSGFEAVGMIDGMVRIPRVILLVSFDRMPRRRVRFSRHNIFVRDASTCQYCGRRFPRNDLNLDHVVPRWRGGRTTWENVVCSCIDCNRRKGGRGPEEAGMRLIRTPSRPEWTPFITKQLGAAGYREWKPFLSAIDTAYWNVELDSD